In Brettanomyces bruxellensis chromosome 8, complete sequence, a genomic segment contains:
- the PRE9 gene encoding Proteasome subunit alpha type-3 (MEROPS:MER0000554), translating into MQVEYALEAINHAGTAIGVLAEDGIVLAAERKVTSKLLEQDTSAEKMYVLNDNILCAVAGMTADAGILINYMREEAQRYLSVYNQDIPIETLVRRVCNVKQGYTQHGGLRPFGVSFIFAGYDDRYGFQIYTSNPSGNYSGWKATSIGANNTSAETLLKQDYKDGINLDDAKKLTLKVLSKTTDSSKLTSEKVEFATVQLTKEQPSLKIWKPAEIEKLLEESGVQDENDDKEDKN; encoded by the coding sequence ATGCAGGTGGAATATGCTTTGGAGGCAATCAATCATGCAGGTACGGCAATAGGTGTTCTTGCGGAAGATGGAATTGTTCTTGCTGCCGAGAGAAAAGTGACAAGCAAGCTTCTTGAACAGGATACTAGTGCAGAGAAAATGTATGTGCTAAATGACAATATATTATGTGCAGTGGCAGGTATGACAGCAGATGCGGgaattttgataaattaCATGAGAGAGGAGGCTCAGAGATATCTTAGTGTGTACAATCAGGACATTCCTATTGAGACTTTAGTGAGAAGAGTTTGCAACGTCAAACAGGGATACACACAACATGGTGGATTACGTCCATTTGGTGTCTCGTTTATATTTGCTGGCTATGATGACAGGTATGGCTTTCAGATTTACACAAGTAACCCATCTGGAAACTATTCAGGATGGAAAGCAACCAGTATTGGTGCCAATAACACAAGTGCTGAGACTTTATTGAAGCAGGACTACAAAGATGGAATCAATCTTGATGATGCAAAGAAGCTTACCTTGAAAGTTCTTAGTAAGACCACTGACAGCTCAAAGCTCACAAGTGAGAAGGTCGAATTTGCCACTGTTCAGCTTACAAAAGAGCAACCTTCATTGAAGATATGGAAGCCAGCTGAAATAGAGAAGTTACTTGAAGAATCTGGTGTCCAGGATGAGAATGATGATAAGGAGGACaagaattaa
- the PHB1 gene encoding Prohibitin-1, subunit of the prohibitin complex (Phb1p-Phb2p) → MSKVADIIAKLAIPIGVGAVIAQSSLYDVKGGQRAVIFDRFQGVKQKVVGEGLNFVIPWLQRPIIYDVRTRPRAINTVTGSKDLQTVSLTLRVLHRPDVRGLPWIYRNLGLDYDERVLPSIGNEVLKTVVAQFDAAELITMRELVSKRIWKELEKRAEEFHIKLEDVSITHMSFGRDFTKAVERKVIAQQDAERAKFLVDKAEQERKANVIRAEGEAEAAEHISKALNENGDGLLLIRRIETSKHIADTLSRSPNVIYLPDGSRKGGNQALMLNIGRN, encoded by the coding sequence ATGTCCAAGGTTGCTGATATAATTGCTAAATTGGCAATTCCAATTGGTGTGGGTGCTGTTATTGCCCAGTCTTCTTTATATGATGTTAAAGGTGGTCAGCGTGCAGTCATCTTTGACAGATTCCAAGGTGTGAAGCAAAAAGTTGTGGGCGAGGGTCTTAACTTTGTCATTCCTTGGCTACAGAGACCAATCATATATGATGTCAGAACAAGACCAAGAGCCATAAATACAGTTACTGGATCGAAAGATTTGCAAACAGTCTCTCTTACATTGAGAGTTTTACACAGACCAGATGTCCGTGGACTCCCTTGGATTTACAGAAACTTGGGTCTGGACTATGACGAAAGGGTTTTGCCTTCTATTGGAAATGAGGTGTTGAAAACTGTGGTTGCACAGTTTGATGCTGCCGAACTGATCACAATGAGAGAGTTGGTTTCCAAGAGAATTTGGAAGGAGTTGGAGAAGAGAGCAGAAGAGTTTCACATCAAGCTTGAGGATGTGTCTATTACACACATGTCTTTTGGAAGAGACTTCACTAAAGCTGTTGAGAGAAAGGTGATTGCCCAGCAGGATGCTGAAAGAGCAAAGTTCCTCGTTGATAAAGCTGAGCAAGAGAGAAAGGCTAATGTTATAAGGGCAGAGGGTGAAGCAGAGGCTGCAGAGCATATTTCGAAGGCACTTAATGAGAATGGTGATGGCTTGTTGTTGATCAGAAGAATTGAAACATCAAAGCACATTGCTGACACACTCAGCCGTTCGCCTAatgttatttatttgccGGATGGTTCCAGAAAGGGTGGAAATCAGGCATTGATGCTCAACATAGGAAGAAATTGA
- a CDS encoding uncharacterized protein (SECRETED:SignalP(1-24)~CAZy:GH72) encodes MVSIKKAALQCVLAALALPHVAKAMMPIEIHGSRFIKPSYNKANTGEVFFIKGVDYQPGGSSGYSDSSKSDVLSDSDACVRDAYALQQLGVNTIRIYTINPAINHDKCMSIFDAAGIYVIIDVNSPLSNESLNRDDPSSSYNYWYMERVFKVIDAFKNYPNLLGFFSGNEVINDESSAKEDPPYLRAVQRDMKQYIANNANRTIPVGYSAADVVSLRTATWEYFSCNIDGKEDDSKSDFFGLNSYEWCSGTSDWASSGYSDINSTFTNATIPVFFSEYGCNKNTPRTFDEVSEGVFGGLVNTLSGGLIYEYSEEAADYGLVDITDGDLKMEKDYTNLQKQYENVTIANISESDVDNSTVLTCNSKKIKSAYSSFGANFTLPSAPGGVSSLIKYGVNNTNIGKIVSISGKETKYNITWSNGTEVSDVSISINPTYSISTLDTTASLSSSTASSSSSSTASSTTKTSKSKGEAGVAFLPYGSISAAIAVAALALI; translated from the coding sequence ATGGTTTCGATTAAGAAAGCAGCTCTCCAATGCGTGCTTGCCGCACTCGCACTTCCCCACGTTGCCAAGGCTATGATGCCTATTGAAATTCACGGAAGCAGATTTATTAAGCCTTCCTACAACAAGGCCAACACAGGTGAAgttttcttcattaaaGGTGTTGACTATCAACCAGGTGGATCGTCCGGATACAGTGACAGCAGTAAAAGTGACGTTTTATCCGATTCTGATGCCTGTGTCAGAGATGCTTATGCACTTCAGCAGCTTGGTGTGAATACTATTCGTATCTATACCATCAATCCAGCCATCAATCATGATAAGTGTATGTCCATCTTTGATGCTGCTGGCATTTACGTTATTATCGATGTCAACTCTCCACTTTCCAACGAGTCCTTGAACAGAGATGATCCCTCTTCTTCGTACAATTACTGGTATATGGAGAGAGTTTTCAAGGTCATTGATGCGTTTAAGAACTACCCTAACTTGTTGGGATTCTTTAGTGGAAACGAGGTCATTAATGATGAGTCTTCTGCAAAAGAGGACCCACCTTACTTGCGTGCCGTGCAGAGAGACATGAAGCAGTACATTGCAAACAATGCAAACAGAACTATTCCCGTTGGATATTCGGCTGCCGATGTCGTCTCACTGAGAACAGCTACTTGGGAGTACTTCAGCTGTAATATAGATGGAAAGGAAGACGATTCCAAGTCTGACTTCTTTGGTCTTAACTCTTACGAGTGGTGCTCCGGAACTTCCGACTGGGCTTCCTCCGGTTACTCTGATATCAACAGTACTTTCACCAATGCCACCATCCCAGTCTTTTTCTCCGAGTATGGTTGCAATAAAAATACACCAAGAACCTTTGACGAGGTTAGCGAAGGTGTCTTTGGTGGTTTGGTCAACACTCTTAGCGGTGGACTTATCTATGAATACTCCGAAGAGGCTGCTGATTACGGGTTAGTCGATATTACCGACGGTGacttgaaaatggaaaaggaCTATACCAACTTACAGAAGCAGTACGAGAATGTGACAATTGCCAACATCTCCGAGAGTGACGTTGACAACAGCACTGTCTTGACTTGCAACTCCAAAAAGATCAAGTCTGCATACTCCTCGTTTGGTGCTAACTTCACACTTCCTAGTGCTCCAGGTGGTGTTTCATCATTGATCAAGTACGGTGTCAACAACACCAACATTGGAAAGATCGTTTCCATCAGTGGAAAGGAGACCAAGTATAACATCACTTGGAGTAATGGAACCGAAGTTAGTGATGTGTCTATCTCGATTAATCCAACCTACAGTATCAGCACGTTGGATACTACTGCTAGTCTTTCAAGCAGtactgcttcttcttcttcctcttccacGGCTTcctcaacaacaaaaacCTCGAAATCAAAGGGTGAAGCTGGTGTTGCTTTCTTACCTTATGGTTCTATTTCAGCAGCCATTGCAGTTGCGGCTCTTGCACTTatatga
- the CPY1 gene encoding carboxypeptidase C (SECRETED:SignalP(1-20)~MEROPS:MER0002010): MKLSTLIACSIAACSSTAYGAALDIKGLFPKQEGQQLKLDLDNLKQKLQDGAQKSMTLLDKVSKITGESIENLDINLKKTWAEMELKYPEAIAGLEFRNKPKFEIKKKAKEFWDFYVSNPDKISNYQLRVKKTDPLSLGVDTTKQYSGYLDDLKDDKHWFYWFFESRNDPKNDPVILWLNGGPGCSSLTGLFFELGPSSINKNLKPVSNPFSWNNNASVIFLDQPVNVGYSYSSGSISDTVAAGKDVYAFLELFFQQFPEYLNRPFHIAGESYGGHYLPAFAAEILSHPERSFNLTSLLIGNGLTDPLNQYPEYHTMACSYENGYKPVLDEEACASMADTLPRCISLIESCYNTESVFACVPASIYCNNGQMGPYQKTGKNVYDIRKMCEDNDLCYEGLQYIDDYLNLDEVKEKVGAEVDKYESCNMDINRNFLFAGDWMKPFQKDISTVLAADVPVLIYAGDKDFICNWLGNHAWSDALPWDGHKQFKSADMVPLNFNGTAIGEAKNYGIFTFARMYDGGHMVPYDQPVSSYVMLSRWLSGDYALTGKKSKL, from the coding sequence ATGAAGCTTTCAACACTTATTGCGTGCTCAATTGCCGCCTGTAGTTCCACTGCCTATGGAGCTGCCTTGGACATTAAAGGCTTATTTCCTAAACAGGAAGGGCAACAGCTTAAGTTGGACTTAGATAATCTCAAACAGAAACTCCAGGATGGAGCACAGAAGTCCATGACGTTGCTTGATAAAGTTTCCAAGATTACTGGCGAGTCAATTGAGAACTTGGATATCAATTTAAAGAAGACTTGGGCAGAGATGGAGTTGAAGTACCCAGAGGCAATTGCTGGTCTTGAATTCAGGAACAAGCCAAAGTTCGAAATTAAGAAGAAGGCAAAGGAATTCTGGGACTTCTACGTTTCGAACCCTGACAAAATCAGCAACTACCAGTTGCGTGTGAAGAAAACAGACCCATTGTCGCTTGGTGTGGACACTACCAAGCAGTATTCGGGTTACTTGGATGACTTGAAGGATGACAAGCATTGGTTCTACTGGTTCTTTGAAAGCAGAAACGACCCCAAGAACGACCCGGTGATCCTTTGGTTGAATGGTGGCCCGGGCTGCTCTTCGTTGACTGGTCTTTTCTTTGAGCTTGGACCTTCATCGATCAACAAGAACTTGAAGCCTGTCTCCAACCCATTCTCCTGGAACAACAATGCATCTGTTATCTTCTTGGACCAGCCTGTTAATGTTGGATATTCGTACTCTTCAGGCTCAATCTCCGACACTGTGGCCGCAGGTAAGGATGTATATGCCTTCTTGGAGTTGTTCTTCCAACAATTCCCAGAGTACCTTAACCGGCCATTTCACATTGCCGGTGAGTCCTACGGTGGCCATTATCTCCCAGCATTTGCTGCCGAGATCCTCTCACACCCAGAGAGATCCTTCAACTTGACTTCTCTTCTCATTGGAAACGGTCTAACTGATCCTCTCAACCAATACCCTGAGTACCACACCATGGCCTGCTCATATGAGAATGGATACAAGCCTGTTTTGGACGAGGAGGCCTGTGCCTCGATGGCCGACACACTCCCACGTTGCATCTCACTAATTGAGTCGTGCTACAACACAGAATCTGTCTTTGCCTGCGTTCCTGCCTCAATCTACTGCAATAACGGCCAGATGGGCCCATACCAGAAGACGGGAAAGAACGTTTATGACATCAGAAAGATGTGCGAGGATAACGATCTCTGCTACGAGGGCTTGCAGTACATAGACGATTACTTGAACCTGGATGAGGTCAAGGAGAAAGTCGGTGCTGAGGTTGACAAGTACGAATCCTGCAACATGGACATTAACAGAAACTTCCTCTTTGCCGGAGACTGGATGAAACCTTTCCAGAAGGACATCTCCACAGTCTTGGCTGCCGATGTTCCTGTTTTGATCTATGCTGGTGACAAGGACTTCATCTGCAACTGGCTTGGTAATCATGCTTGGAGTGATGCTCTACCTTGGGATGGCCACAAGCAGTTCAAGAGTGCCGACATGGTTCCTTTGAACTTCAATGGCACTGCTATTGGTGAGGCCAAGAACTATGGTATTTTCACCTTTGCAAGGATGTATGATGGAGGTCACATGGTGCCATATGACCAGCCTGTCAGCTCCTACGTAATGTTGAGCAGATGGCTTTCCGGTGATTACGCTCTAACCGGCAAGAAGAGCAAACTATGA
- a CDS encoding uncharacterized protein (BUSCO:EOG09265I72): MVASCKDQLKQVAICLQRSPCVMIERHKPKDCITKPELAADVPDLCKAQLKTFLECKRGIMDMSKRIKGNGTLSTGKYDEEYKKLCTGDFDPHKEMDKLKTLDSHQVS, encoded by the exons ATGGTTGCAAG TTGCAAGGACCAGTTAAAGCAGGTGGCGATTTGCCTCCAGCGGTCTCCATGTGTTATGATAGAGAGACACAAACCAAAAGATTGTATAACGAAGCCGGAGTTAGCAGCAGATGTGCCTGATCTCTGTAAAGCCCAATTAAAGACGTTTTTGGAATGCAAGCGAGGGATAATGGACATGTCTAAACGAATAAAGGGGAATGGTACTCTAAGTACAGGAAAATATGATGAGGAGTACAAGAAACTATGCACGGGGGATTTTGACCCACATAAGGAGATGGACAAGTTGAAAACTTTGGACTCACATCAAGTTTCGTGA
- a CDS encoding uncharacterized protein (BUSCO:EOG09260A6Q), whose amino-acid sequence MAISFLPGEPNRSSEACKYTNWNSIQILAYLSGNNLVILTKNGRHLQTIYLPADAFALDINSVNGKIALAIQSTIFVYTPTISNFYSFNFGGRRDLDELGINWSLETSFQALHDESKINCLSWSDSCEFGSADEDSANFLGLPKEFNSHTSCELVTGSDKSLSLWRFYYKKDQERNVLKRKLLWNMRQPNPVHKVEFSPNASCIASVSFCDKLVKIWHRLSYGIDSADFELYYVPHPSVVTSLRWKSFLRNNGDVGSGIRVVSSSNSSTLQPDATHENLNILKTSNSIVKLDFNRMKGSTDNQSVVSLISDKKQHNVLYTVASDSTIRVFSTYKLDTGFEICKNGEIDMYEDDPTARKDGVPKFATFLDNDFVDNGVSEILDKINGQSEQQLEEEGKILASNRKKVEFLKKSIRKKLQFLNGILRDQIELCMVFDGASSCKLYALTNLDSPVPTEMSVLKLNQKYDADGNMRKCKIKLNHHCMPCDCRSLAIYHLSPDRYGKNGEITMAIQDTFKNSIRIIGFRFSEFFSFYGDDSDYNNNTYDEEMESFKPMKTFQIGQLQDKLTGHNKSIRRLIRSNDGSSLLSTTRFNENFLWSVIPLGNNRTTLNKRSTILTKTPIIDASIWKHGEYVICLIEGKLVCYDCRLGSQYHTSITKLAPELCTLDIDTSSKAMCFFLLPELSENSCHLLAVYKDKTCKAWQVTLGSDGNSGNIKSFDIESLPIAEDEVIHKVSAVDPVGWNTSIDFIGRDVLSVISKEGYVRIFYATVTKSKICWHTKNSFMTGIVNSTFLSGSSVNKLAITNEKANKLTIWDVRLGTSEYSEEFDESIKDVDWTATQYHQAILSVGFNHYSLLYTQLRYDYTNQSPTFAKIKKVSIAEQTTHEIGDSIWMSDGLLVMGSGNQFYISDKLLDPVKDEITRRAIGTLEIVSSDIFHLCTALNGPLPLYHPQFIIQMLFTGRFALIEVVLVKLCHDLREIDFGNKHALDASLNIIYTDILAPDDEANDSRQRESYHKLLDSISGGLHSEEDTFTTETADFLMERLQKHKLPYLTGHQQITLSYTVNIMKDILLKYRHVLDYNALRYYLGSRLFQINIAKTMDPLEKTTKSITMRDINFAMHSDNKDLLFNLINEQSGMKINWLMAKRYGLPYWLNIRKLTEAMEKIARNEFLGYENQNGGKMDPSRCAIFYMALKKKKILLGLWKMASGHPEQTKMIKFLSHDFDEKRWIRAANKNAYVLMSKHRYMDAAYFFLLAKSIDDCVDVIIEKIHDVPLAIAVSRTYDQSDHSKSLKRILMREVIPKAVETNNRWYLSWCFWAFKDRGLAIQSLIKPIEEVIVDIERLIPEFKMSKTYDVHKINSANNEDPVLLVMYNSLRNRNAEYLEGAQKLKSETEFRFVVKVAAMYETMGCDWIGLLTTRNWKFTAQQNTHPYKSKYASPKIKPISSDSAKKVPNVLDQFGFGSEFNNASNSTKAKPASSKRVQPPPSTFAEPDMSAFDFGF is encoded by the coding sequence ATGGCTATCAGCTTTCTTCCCGGCGAGCCGAACCGATCTTCGGAAGCTTGCAAGTATACCAACTGGAACTCTATACAGATTCTAGCGTATTTATCGGGTAATAATTTGGTCATTTTGACAAAGAACGGACGTCATCTCCAAACGATATATCTCCCAGCAGATGCTTTTGCATTGGATATCAATTCGGTTAATGGTAAGATAGCCCTTGCGATTCAGAGCACGATATTTGTCTACACTCCTACAATCAGCAATTTCTACAGTTTCAACTTTGGTGGGAGGCGTGATCTTGACGAACTCGGAATCAATTGGAGTCTCGAGACTTCCTTCCAGGCTTTGCACGATGAATCGAAAATAAATTGCCTTTCTTGGTCCGATTCATGTGAGTTTGGGAGTGCAGATGAGGATTCGGCAAACTTTCTGGGTCTTCCAAAAGAGTTCAACTCACATACCTCTTGCGAACTTGTTACCGGTTCGGACAAATCACTTTCATTGTGGAGGTTTTACTACAAAAAGGATCAGGAGAGGAATGTGctaaagagaaaattgcTATGGAACATGAGGCAGCCTAATCCGGTTCACAAAGTTGAGTTTTCACCCAATGCAAGCTGCATAGCGAGTGTCAGTTTTTGTGATAAGTTGGTGAAAATATGGCATCGGCTTTCCTATGGAATAGACAGTGCCGATTTTGAGCTATACTATGTTCCTCATCCTAGTGTTGTCACTAGTCTGCGTTGGAAATCATTTCTTAGGAATAATGGTGACGTAGGCTCTGGAATTAGAGTGgtctcttcatcaaattcttccACGTTGCAACCTGATGCAACACACGAGAATTTAAACATTCTGAAGACTTCCAATTCGATCGTGAAATTAGATTTTAACAGGATGAAGGGCTCAACGGATAATCAGAGTGTTGTTTCGTTGATTTCTGATAAGAAGCAGCACAATGTTCTCTATACGGTCGCTTCCGACTCTACAATTCGTGTATTTAGTACTTATAAACTTGATACAGGCTTTGAGATATGCAAAAATGGGGAAATAGACATGTATGAGGATGATCCAACTGCTCGTAAAGATGGTGTGCCAAAGTTTGCAACATTTTTAGATAATGACTTTGTTGACAACGGAGTCAGCGAGATTTTAGACAAGATTAACGGACAGTCAGAACAACAATTGGAAGAAGAGGGCAAGATTTTGGCTTCAAATAggaaaaaagttgaattcttgaagaaatccataagaaagaagttaCAATTTCTTAACGGTATCCTGAGAGATCAAATAGAGCTTTGTATGGTGTTTGATGGAGCAAGCAGTTGCAAACTTTATGCATTGACAAATTTGGATAGTCCGGTCCCAACCGAAATGTCCgttttgaagttgaatcAGAAGTATGATGCCGATGGAAATATGAGAAAATGCAAGATAAAGCTCAACCATCATTGCATGCCATGCGATTGCAGGTCACTTGCTATTTATCATTTATCACCAGATAGATATGGTAAGAATGGCGAAATTACTATGGCAATACAGGAtacattcaaaaattccaTCAGAATCATAGGATTCCGCTTTAGCGAGTTCTTTAGCTTTTATGGGGATGATTCGgattataataataatacttATGATGAAGAGATGGAAAGTTTTAAACCAATGAAAACCTTCCAAATTGGTCAATTGCAGGACAAGTTGACCGGACACAACAAATCAATCCGAAGATTGATTCGATCCAATGATGGTTCGTCTCTTCTATCCACAACGAGATTTAATGAGAATTTCCTATGGTCTGTAATTCCATTGGGAAATAACCGGACGACTCTTAATAAAAGGTCGACGATTCTAACAAAAACACCGATTATCGATGCTTCAATCTGGAAGCATGGTGAATACGTCATTTGCTTAATTGAAGGTAAGCTGGTTTGTTACGATTGCCGCCTTGGATCACAGTACCACACATCAATCACCAAGTTGGCACCTGAATTGTGCACACTGGATATTGACACTTCAAGTAAAGCAATGTGCTTTTTCCTACTTCCAGAGTTATCTGAGAATAGCTGTCATTTACTTGCGGTGTATAAAGATAAAACATGCAAGGCATGGCAAGTCACACTTGGAAGTGACGGTAACTCGGGTAACATCAAATCATTTGATATTGAGAGTTTACCAATTGCTGAGGATGAGGTGATTCATAAGGTTTCGGCAGTGGATCCTGTTGGCTGGAATACTTCAATCGATTTTATTGGTAGAGACGTTCTTTCCGTTATCTCAAAGGAAGGGTACGTGCGAATTTTTTATGCCACAGTTACTAAGTCGAAAATCTGCTGGCATACTAAAAATTCTTTTATGACAGGCATTGTGAATAGCACATTTCTGTCTGGTTCATCGGTTAATAAGCTTGCCATCACAAACGAAAAGGCAAATAAGCTAACAATTTGGGATGTAAGACTAGGTACGTCGGAATATTCAGAAGAATTCGATGAGAGTATTAAAGATGTCGATTGGACAGCAACACAGTATCATCAGGCAATATTATCTGTTGGATTCAATCATTACAGCCTACTATACACCCAACTGAGATATGATTATACAAATCAGAGTCCAACGTTTGCAAAAATTAAGAAGGTCAGCATTGCCGAACAAACAACACATGAGATTGGAGATTCTATATGGATGTCTGATGGATTGTTAGTCATGGGATCCGGAAATCAGTTTTACATTAGTGATAAGTTGCTTGACCCAGTTAAGGATGAAATTACAAGAAGAGCTATAGGTACTCTTGAAATTGTGTCCAGCGATATTTTCCACTTATGTACGGCGTTGAATGGTCCACTTCCACTTTATCATCCACAATTTATTATCCAGATGCTCTTTACAGGTAGATTTGCATTAATTGAAGTTGTGCTTGTTAAGTTGTGTCATGACCTAAGAGAGATAGACTTTGGTAATAAGCATGCTTTAGATGCTTCTTTGAACATTATTTACACTGACATTTTGGCACCCGATGATGAGGCCAATGATAGCCGTCAACGTGAGTCGTATCACAAACTGCTTGATTCAATATCTGGAGGTTTACATTCTGAAGAGGACACTTTCACTACCGAAACGGCTGACTTCCTTATGGAAAGACTTCAGAAACATAAGCTTCCGTATTTGACTGGCCATCAGCAAATTACGTTATCATATACTGTCAATATTATGAAGGATATATTATTGAAGTATCGTCATGTCTTGGATTATAATGCCTTACGATACTACTTAGGATCAAGGCTTTTCCAGATCAATATTGCCAAGACGATGGATCCACTCGAGAAGACTACCAAAAGTATTACAATGCGAGACATTAACTTTGCAATGCATTCGGACAATAAAGATTTGCTCTTCAACTTGATTAATGAGCAATCTGGAATGAAGATTAATTGGTTGATGGCAAAACGATATGGCTTGCCATATTGGTTGAACATACGTAAGTTGACAGAGGCAATGGAAAAAATCGCCAGAAATGAGTTTTTAGGATACGAAAATCAGAATGGTGGCAAGATGGATCCTTCAAGATGTGCGATATTTTACATGgcattaaagaagaagaagatcttACTTGGACTTTGGAAGATGGCATCCGGACATCCTGAACAGACGAAGATGATCAAATTTTTAAGCCAtgactttgatgaaaagagATGGATTCGCGCTGCCAATAAAAACGCTTATGTTTTAATGTCAAAACATAGGTACATGGATGCAgcatatttctttttattggCTAAATCGATTGATGACTGTGTGGATGTAATAATCGAAAAGATTCACGATGTTCCATTGGCTATTGCCGTTTCGAGGACATATGATCAGTCAGATCACAGTAAGTCATTAAAGAGAATTTTAATGAGAGAAGTGATTCCAAAGGCTGTAGAAACAAATAACAGGTGGTATCTCAGCTGGTGCTTTTGGGCATTTAAAGATCGCGGATTGGCAATTCAGTCATTGATAAAACCTATTGAGGAGGTTATTGTTGATATCGAGCGGTTGATTCCGGAGTTTAAAATGTCGAAAACCTATGACGTTCATAAGATCAATTCGgcaaataatgaagatcCTGTTCTTCTAGTGATGTACAATAGCCTTAGAAACAGAAATGCAGAATATTTAGAAGGTGCCCAGAAACTGAAATCGGAAACGGAGTTCAGGTTTGTCGTTAAGGTGGCTGCCATGTACGAGACAATGGGATGCGATTGGATTGGTTTGCTGACCACcagaaattggaaatttACGGCTCAACAGAATACCCACCCTTACAAGAGCAAATATGCTTCACCTAAAATTAAACCAATTTCTTCTGATTCAGCAAAGAAGGTGCCAAACGTTCTTGATCAGTTTGGATTTGGATCTGAATTCAACAATGCGTCCAATTcaacaaaagcaaaacCGGCCTCATCCAAAAGAGTCCAGCCACCACCTTCAACGTTTGCAGAACCTGATATGTCGGCATTTGACTTtggattttga